A region from the Rufibacter sp. DG15C genome encodes:
- a CDS encoding glycosyltransferase — translation MKDLSVIIVNYNVSYFLEQCLLSVRKAVKGLNAEVFVVDNNSVDGSVEMVHRRFPEVILFANQDNLGFSKANNQAIRLAQGKYVLLLNPDTVVEEDTFVRCFQYMEQHPQAGALGVKMMDGAGKFLPESKRGLPTPWVAFSKVFGLAALFPKSALFNQYHLGHLAHDKTHEIDILAGAFMFMRTEALQKVGLLDETFFMYGEDIDLSYRIKQGGYQVVYFPETRIIHYKGESTRKTSVNYVFMFYRAMMIFAEKHFSGRQAKVYSFLIRLAIYLRALLSITARGVKALLPLLVDGLCLGVGLYAGAEILDITMPALQSKTWVIYFAVWLGAALFSGAYDPPTRLYRLVRGMLVGSILIMAFSNVTTAGLEHKKHLLMGVLVGLAGMTSWRLFWHWTQYGHWRFGEPKVKRIAVVGSQKEVKRAATLLKQAGAHAPVAQFEPQHTAHDLQQIKEVIQIHRINEVIFCGKDLAVSQIIEWMVQIHNSSLEFKILPENSAYIIGSSSKNTRGDYYALHIEVNLLNPYHLRNKMVLNSLMSLGLLALSPVLVWQIPEKQQFFKNCLACLVGIYEWVGLKATATSDTRPSVLSPIDQGKKAIMDEATARQMEVVYAKDYTAWTDLSIVLRNLSSLGRSV, via the coding sequence ATCTGTGGAGATGGTGCATCGCCGTTTCCCCGAGGTGATTCTCTTTGCCAACCAAGACAACTTGGGTTTCTCCAAGGCCAACAACCAGGCCATTCGGCTAGCGCAGGGCAAATACGTGCTACTCCTTAATCCAGACACGGTGGTGGAGGAAGACACGTTTGTGCGCTGCTTTCAATACATGGAACAGCACCCGCAGGCCGGCGCGCTGGGCGTGAAGATGATGGACGGGGCCGGTAAGTTTCTACCAGAATCCAAGCGCGGACTTCCTACGCCATGGGTGGCCTTCAGCAAGGTGTTCGGCTTGGCAGCGCTCTTTCCAAAATCTGCCTTGTTCAATCAATACCACTTGGGCCACTTGGCGCATGATAAAACTCACGAGATAGACATCCTGGCGGGTGCCTTTATGTTCATGCGCACAGAGGCCCTGCAGAAAGTGGGCTTGCTGGACGAGACCTTTTTCATGTACGGCGAGGATATTGACCTTTCGTATAGAATCAAGCAAGGTGGCTATCAGGTTGTCTATTTCCCGGAGACGCGCATCATCCATTACAAAGGAGAAAGCACGCGCAAGACCAGCGTGAACTACGTGTTCATGTTCTACCGCGCCATGATGATCTTCGCCGAAAAGCATTTCAGCGGTCGGCAGGCTAAGGTATATTCTTTCTTGATTCGGCTGGCCATTTACCTGCGCGCTCTTTTGTCTATTACGGCAAGAGGGGTGAAGGCCCTATTGCCTTTGTTGGTGGACGGCTTGTGTTTGGGAGTTGGGCTGTATGCTGGGGCCGAGATACTGGACATCACCATGCCGGCGCTTCAATCCAAAACCTGGGTCATCTACTTTGCTGTATGGTTGGGTGCGGCGCTGTTCAGTGGAGCCTATGACCCGCCTACCAGGTTGTACCGATTGGTTCGCGGTATGTTGGTGGGCAGTATTTTGATTATGGCCTTCTCTAATGTCACTACCGCGGGTCTTGAGCACAAAAAACATTTGCTCATGGGCGTTCTGGTTGGCTTGGCGGGAATGACCAGTTGGCGCTTGTTCTGGCATTGGACCCAGTATGGCCACTGGCGGTTCGGGGAGCCGAAGGTGAAGCGTATTGCCGTGGTGGGCAGTCAGAAAGAAGTGAAACGTGCCGCTACCTTGTTAAAACAGGCGGGCGCGCATGCCCCAGTGGCTCAGTTTGAACCCCAACACACCGCTCATGACTTGCAGCAGATCAAGGAAGTGATTCAGATACATCGCATCAACGAGGTCATCTTCTGCGGCAAGGATTTGGCCGTCTCCCAGATCATAGAATGGATGGTGCAGATCCATAACAGCTCCCTGGAGTTTAAGATACTGCCGGAGAACAGCGCCTACATCATTGGCAGTTCGTCTAAAAATACGCGCGGCGACTACTACGCCCTGCACATTGAGGTGAACCTGCTCAACCCGTACCACCTGCGCAATAAGATGGTCCTCAACTCGTTGATGAGTCTGGGGCTGTTGGCGCTGTCACCTGTTTTGGTTTGGCAGATTCCGGAGAAGCAACAGTTCTTTAAAAACTGCCTGGCGTGCCTGGTGGGGATTTATGAATGGGTGGGCTTAAAGGCCACGGCCACCTCAGACACCCGGCCCAGCGTCCTGTCACCCATAGACCAGGGCAAGAAAGCCATCATGGACGAGGCCACCGCCCGCCAGATGGAAGTGGTGTACGCCAAGGACTACACCGCCTGGACGGACCTTTCCATTGTGCTTAGAAACCTGTCGAGTCTGGGCCGCTCGGTATAG